A genomic segment from Nicotiana tabacum cultivar K326 chromosome 7, ASM71507v2, whole genome shotgun sequence encodes:
- the LOC107780323 gene encoding uncharacterized protein LOC107780323 — protein MMMKKLENYEQASGQMVNKRKSTFLVSPKTPSTVIEDIKCITRFSHSQFPFTYLGCPIYPGRKKICYFGNMVAKIANRTQGWKGKILSFGGRAVLIRSVLHSIPLHIIFVVHPPKTTLDHIDASFFWGTIESKRSYHWFSWKNLYYPKMEGGVGFRSLHDICISFAAKFWWNFITQKPLLTLFLEAKYCKRYHPVARKKSYTQSHSWRRLMDIKKDCEAHILWNVEKGNLSFWWDNWTNKGALANLVQQGNKSQKIKVADFIKLRDTLPSNLVYHIQSIKISPEEKDLPIWLAIPTGSFSSKSAWKTFRKSRGSSFTSTKIWHRKLPFKVSFHVMRLLNGKLATDDSLISKGNPGNAGGGGVLRDHLGRLIMAFSVYLGSCSNNSAEAQAIKTGVRWCLDHGFNRLTVESDSLVVIQMIRGEISTTWHIKDEISAIQAMNLIGNLHYVHTLREGNIPADLLANIAEVERKSPFFTEAINLPRQFISLLKNDEKGMPNFKIMLNQITNMSGVWVFKNGVVRLEDCQGSSGRRKVLVHVPSNEVITSYAVLERKLHSLGWERYYDDLDLLQYHKRSTVHLISLPKDFNKFKSMHMYDIVVKNRNEFEVRDM, from the exons ATGATGATGAAAAAGTTGGAGAACTATGAACAAGCCTCAGGACAAATGgtgaataaaagaaaatctaCATTCCTCGTATCTCCTAAAACTCCTTCAACTGTAATTGAAGACATCAAATGCATCACTCGTTTTTCCCATTCCCAGTTCCCTTTTACTTATTTGGGGTGCCCTATTTACCCTGGGAGAAAGAAAATTTGCTACTTTGGAAATATGGTGGCCAAAATAGCAAATAGAACTCAGGGTTGGAAAGGGAAAATTCTCTCTTTTGGGGGTAGAGCAGTCCTTATCAGGTCTGTATTGCATTCTATTCCTTTACATATCATATTTGTTGTGCATCCACCAAAAACTACCCTTGATCATATTGATGCTAGTTTTTTCTGGGGTACAATAGAGAGCAAGAGAAGTTATCATTGGTTTTCCTGGAAGAATTTATATTATCCTAAGATGGAGGGAGGGGTAGGTTTTAGATCATTGCATGACATTTGCATTTCTTTTGCTGCTAAATTCTGGTGGAATTTCATAACTCAAAAGCCTCTTCTCACCCTCTTCCTGGAAGCTAAATACTGCAAAAGATATCATCCAGTTGCTAGAAAAAAGAGTTATACTCAGTCACACTCTTGGAGAAGGCTAATGGATATCAAGAAAGACTGTGAAGCACATATTTTATGGAATGTAGAAAAAGGTAACCTTTCCTTTTGGTGGGATAACTGGACCAATAAAGGAGCCCTTGCTAATTTAGTTCAACAGGGAAACAAGTCCCAGAAGATAAAGGTGGCTGATTTTATTAAACTCCGTGATACTCTCCCTTCTAATTTGGTTTATCATATTCAATCTATCAAGATTTCTCCTGAAGAGAAAGATCTTCCTATTTGGCTCGCAATCCCCACTGGATCTTTTTCTAGTAAATCAGCATGGAAAACTTTTAGAAAATCTAGAGGCTCTTCCTTCACTTCAACTAAGATCTGGCACCGTAAGCTACCATTTAAAGTATCTTTTCATGTTATGAGATTATTAAATGGTAAGCTTGCAACTGATGACTCTTTGATCAG CAAAGGAAACCCAGGTAATGCAGGAGGTGGAGGGGTGTTAAGAGATCATCTCGGACGTTTGATCATGGCTTTCTCTGTTTACCTTGGTAGTTGCTCAAACAATTCAGCTGAAGCTCAAGCAATCAAAACTGGAGTTAGATGGTGCTTAGATCATGGCTTCAACAGGTTGACAGTTGAGTCAGATTCTCTTGTTGTTATCCAGATGATAAGAGGAGAAATTTCTACTACTTGGCATATAAAGGATGAGATCTCAGCGATTCAAGCAATGAATCTAATTGGAAATTTGCATTATGTTCACACACTCAGAGAAGGTAACATCCCAGCAGACCTCCTAGCTAATATAGCTGAAGTAGAGAGAAAGAGTCCGTTCTTCACTGAGGCTATAAATCTTCCAAGGCAGTTTATATCCTTATTGAAGAACGACGAGAAAGGGATGCCAAATttcaaaatcatg CTCAATCAAATTACTAATATGTCTGGAGTTTGGGTATTCAAGAATGGAGTTGTCCGACTTGAAGATTGTCAAGGCTCAAGTGGTCGTCGAAAAGTGTTAGTTCATGTTCCAAGTAATGAAGTCATCACATCCTATGCAGTACTTGAAAGGAAACTTCATTCTCTTGGTTGGGAAAGGTATTATGATGATCTTGACCTTCTTCAGTACCATAAAAGGTCTACTGTTCATCTCATTTCTCTCCCAAAAGATTTCAACAAGTTTAAGTCCATGCACATGTACGATATTGTCGTCAAGAATCGCAATGAGTTTGAAGTTAGAGACATGTGA